In Alkalimarinus alittae, the DNA window AACCCAAATGAGCTATGGAGAGACCGAACAGAAAGCTCTAGATACTTTTCTGCAATAACCACAGAAATCTTAATTTCAGACGTTGAAATCATCTGAATATTGATACCCTCAGCCGATAGTGCATCAAACATTTGAGTCGCAACACCCGCATGAGATCGCATACCAACACCAACAATTGAAACTTTGGCAATCTTATCATCACCCGATACTTTTCTTGCACCCAACTCCTCTGAAACTTTTTCCAGAATAGCTTTTGCCTTATTGTAATCGTTGCGATGGACAGTAAAGGTAAAGTCTGTGAAGTTGTCAGCGCCTATATTCTGCACAATCATATCAACTTCTATATTTGCATCACTTATTGGGCGCAAAATTTTAGAAGCGATACCTGGAATATCAGGTACACCCTGAACCGTTAATTTAGCTTCATCACGATTAAACGCTATGCCTGATATAACCGGTTGTTCCATTGTTTCGTCATCCTCTATGGTAATCAAAGTGCCTGGGCCATCCTCAAAACTAGAGAGCACCCTGAGTGGTACATTATATTTTCCAGCAAACTCAACTGAACGAATCTGTAGTATTTTTGACCCCAAACTCGCCATCTCGATCATTTCTTCAAACGTAATACGCTCCATTCTTCGAGCCGTATCAACCACACGCGGGTCAGTTGTATAAACACCATCTACATCAGTATAAATCTGACATTCATCAGCTTTCAGCGTTGCAGCCAATGCAACAGCTGTTGTGTCGGAACCACCTCGACCTAGCGTTGTAATATTACCTTGACCATCAACACCCTGAAAACCTGCAACAACAACAACTCGACCTTGCTTAAGGTCTTCTCGCATATTCTGCTCATCAATGGCTTGAATTCGCGCCTTAGTATGCGTTTCATCTGTTGTAATTCGTACCTGACTACCCGTATATGATTTTGCTGGGCAACCTCGTTTATTTAACGCCATACTTAAAAGCGCAATAGTGACCTGCTCACCAGTAGAGACCAGCACATCCATTTCACGAGGGGTTGGATCTTCCATAACAGCGTTTGCCAAACCTAATAACCGGTTTGTTTCTCCACTCATGGCAGACACCACCACAACAACATCATGGCCTGCATCCCTAAAAGACTTAACCTTATCTGCTACCGCTGCAATACGCTCAACAGTACCTACTGATGTACCGCCAAACTTTTGAACATATAATGCCATTACCTGATCCACTTCCTAATCAATGATGCGTCGATTTGAATACCTTAATCGACGCTACAACTCCACTACAGAGGGCTGCCTACACTAAACCTTCAACCCAACCTTTTACCAAACCCAGAGCATCCTGAATTTTATCAACATCTGTTCCGCCACCCTGAGCCATGTCAGGTCGACCACCACCTTTACCGCCAACAGCTGCAGCAGCTTGACGCATTAAATCACCCGCCTTTAACTTACCCGAGATATCTTTGGTTACGCTTGATACCAACGTCACCTTACCGCCTTCAGCTGAGGCCAGTAATACCACGGCAGACCCGAGCTTGTTTTTAAGCTGATCAGCTGTATCCATCAGCGTTTTTCGATCAGCACCTTCTAAGCTAGCCGCCAACACATTCACACCTTTAACATCGACAGCCTGCCCAGCCAAATCATCACCCGCTGAGTTCGCCAGTTTCGCTTTTAGTTGCTCAACCTCTTTTTCGAGCGCCTTACTTTTATCTAGCGCAACTTTAACCTTCTCAACTACGTTTTCTCGACCACTCTTGACCAGTGCAGCCACTTCTCTTAGGTTACGTTCGTTATCTGCAATCCACTCTTCGGCTGCTGAGCCCGTTAATGCTTCTATTCGACGAACACCTGAGGCAACACCGGATTCTGAAACAATAATAATATTGCCAATATCTCCCGTTCGATCAGCATGCGTACCACCACACAATTCTACAGAGAAAGCGTCAACCCCCATACTCAGCACTCGAACCGAATCACCGTACTTTTCACCAAATAGTGCCATTGCGCCTTTTTCGCGCGCACTATCCATATCCGTCACATCGGTTTCAACAGGTGTATTTTCACGCACCTGCTGATTAACCATTTGCTCAACCTCTTTTAACTCAGCCGGCGTGACTGCTTCAAAGTGTGAAAAATCAAAGCGTAAACGCTCCTCATTAACCTGAGACCCTTTTTGAGCAACATGTTCACCTAGCACTTTTTGCAACGCAGCATGTATCAGGTGAGTAGCAGAGTGATTCAAGGCCGTTGCTTTACGCTTAACCTTATCGACCTCAGCAACCACTGATTGTCCTTCTGCAAGCGAACCTGCAATCACGCGACCGATATGCAGGTGGTTTTGTCCTTCTTTCTGAGTATCAGTGACGACAAACTCACCCCCATCCCATCGCAGAACACCACGATCTCCAACCTGCCCACCTGACTCCGCATAAAAAGGCGTCTCGTTAAGCACAACCACAGCATCCTGACCGACATTGGCGATTGCACTTTTACCCTCTACAAAAACAGACTTGACGGTTTCTTCAGCTTCAAACAGTTCGTAACCCGTAAATTCAGTTTTACCTTCGATGACTAGCCCTTCGTTGTAATCAACGCCAAACTTGCTTGAAGCCCTTGCTCTTTCACGCTGAGCGTCCATTGCCTTCTCATAACCGTCAAGATCAAGCGTCAAGCCACGCTCGCGCGCAATATCGTTCGTTAAGTCAACCGGAAACCCATATGTGTCATAAAGTGTGAATACGGTTTCGCCTGGAATAGTCTTTCCGGTTAATGCGTCAATATCTTGCTCTAAAAGTGCCAGGCCTTTATCGAGTGTTTTTGCAAACTGCTCTTCTTCTTGCAATAAAACACGCTCAATTTGAGACTGACCCTTTACCAGCTCAGGATATGCTTCACCCATAATGCGGACTAAGTGTGCAACCAACTTATAGAAAAATGCACCTTTAGCGCCTAGCTTATTCCCATGCCGTACGGCTCGACGGATGATACGGCGAAGCACATTTCCTCGCCCTTCATTAGAAGGCATTACGCCATCAGAGATAAGAAATGAACAGGATCTAATATGATCAGCAATAACGCGTAAGGACGCCTCAGTGGTCGCTACCCCACCCAATACATCTGACGCACCACTTAACAACGTTTGAAACAGGTCTATCTCGTAATTACTATGAACATTCTGCATAACCGCTGAAATCCGCTCTAACCCCATACCGGTATCAACAGAAGGCTTAGGTAGCGGTTGCATTTCACCACTAGCGGTGCGGTTAAACTGCATAAATACCACGTTCCAGATTTCAATATAGCGGTCACCATCTTCTTCTGGCGTACCGGGCAAACCACCTTCTATATCCGCACCATGATCGTAAAAAATTTCAGTACAAGGGCCACACGGGCCAGTATCACCCATCTGCCAGAAGTTATCAGACGCATACTGAGCACCTTTATTGTCTCCTATGCGAATAACACGTTCAGCCGGGACACCCATATCTTTAGTCCAAACATCAAACGCCTCATCATCTGTG includes these proteins:
- a CDS encoding aspartate kinase; amino-acid sequence: MALYVQKFGGTSVGTVERIAAVADKVKSFRDAGHDVVVVVSAMSGETNRLLGLANAVMEDPTPREMDVLVSTGEQVTIALLSMALNKRGCPAKSYTGSQVRITTDETHTKARIQAIDEQNMREDLKQGRVVVVAGFQGVDGQGNITTLGRGGSDTTAVALAATLKADECQIYTDVDGVYTTDPRVVDTARRMERITFEEMIEMASLGSKILQIRSVEFAGKYNVPLRVLSSFEDGPGTLITIEDDETMEQPVISGIAFNRDEAKLTVQGVPDIPGIASKILRPISDANIEVDMIVQNIGADNFTDFTFTVHRNDYNKAKAILEKVSEELGARKVSGDDKIAKVSIVGVGMRSHAGVATQMFDALSAEGINIQMISTSEIKISVVIAEKYLELSVRSLHSSFGLGDDKEEA
- the alaS gene encoding alanine--tRNA ligase, with amino-acid sequence MKTAAVRKAFLDYFNQHGHEVVSSSSLVPADDPTLLFTNAGMNQFKDTFLGREQRSYVRATSSQRCVRAGGKHNDLENVGYTARHHTFFEMLGNFSFGDYFKKEAIRFAWEFLTSESWMNIPKDKLYVTIYATDDEAFDVWTKDMGVPAERVIRIGDNKGAQYASDNFWQMGDTGPCGPCTEIFYDHGADIEGGLPGTPEEDGDRYIEIWNVVFMQFNRTASGEMQPLPKPSVDTGMGLERISAVMQNVHSNYEIDLFQTLLSGASDVLGGVATTEASLRVIADHIRSCSFLISDGVMPSNEGRGNVLRRIIRRAVRHGNKLGAKGAFFYKLVAHLVRIMGEAYPELVKGQSQIERVLLQEEEQFAKTLDKGLALLEQDIDALTGKTIPGETVFTLYDTYGFPVDLTNDIARERGLTLDLDGYEKAMDAQRERARASSKFGVDYNEGLVIEGKTEFTGYELFEAEETVKSVFVEGKSAIANVGQDAVVVLNETPFYAESGGQVGDRGVLRWDGGEFVVTDTQKEGQNHLHIGRVIAGSLAEGQSVVAEVDKVKRKATALNHSATHLIHAALQKVLGEHVAQKGSQVNEERLRFDFSHFEAVTPAELKEVEQMVNQQVRENTPVETDVTDMDSAREKGAMALFGEKYGDSVRVLSMGVDAFSVELCGGTHADRTGDIGNIIIVSESGVASGVRRIEALTGSAAEEWIADNERNLREVAALVKSGRENVVEKVKVALDKSKALEKEVEQLKAKLANSAGDDLAGQAVDVKGVNVLAASLEGADRKTLMDTADQLKNKLGSAVVLLASAEGGKVTLVSSVTKDISGKLKAGDLMRQAAAAVGGKGGGRPDMAQGGGTDVDKIQDALGLVKGWVEGLV